In Pseudomonas sp. FP1742, the DNA window GCTCGCCGGCGACGAGGCAACACTCAGAGCGCCCAGCTGCATCAATGCGATCGCCAGAACAGAGGGCGCGAGCAGACGCCGATACCGCGGTGTGGAGGTGTGGTTCAACAGGGTCGTGTCCATGGTGAGTCTCCCTTGCGAACGGCTGGTTAACCGTTCCGAGTGTTGGAATCGATTGGAAAGGTTTATCTAGTAGCCTGAGCGCCCGCGTTGTTTGCAGCCGTACGCAACGGCCGGAATGCCTCGCGCAATTCTTCACTGAACAATTGAGGCTGTTCCCAGGCCGCGAAGTGGCCGCCCTTGTTGACTTCGCTGAAGTAGGACAGCGATGGATAGGCACGCTGGGCCCAGACTTTCGGCGCGCGGTAGATTTCATGCGGGAACACGGTGATCGCCACCGGGACCTTGATGTCCGCAGTCTTTTGCGCCGCCGCGCTGAAATTATTGTTGTTGTTCTCCCAATAGAAACGGGAGGACGAGGCGCCGGTGTCCGTCAGCCAGTACAGGCTGATATCGTCGAGCATCTCATCGCGGCTGAGCACACGTTCAGGCTTGCCGTCGCTGTCGGTCCAGGCCGCGAATTTTTCGTACATCCACGCCGCCGTACCGGAGGGCGAGTCGGCCAGCAGGTAGCCGATGGTCTGCGGCCGAGTCACCATCATCGCGCCGTAAGCCGCATTGCGACCGAAGAACGTACTCAGCGAGTTAAAGGCTGTGAGTTCCGGATCGGTCAGCCCGGCCGGTGCAGGATCGCCGCTGTTGATCGGCTTCACCAACTCCGGCGGTACGGTCGCCGGCATGTTCAGGTGGATGCCAAGCAAACCGGGAGGTGCCAGGCGACCCAATGCGTCCGAGATCACCGAACCATGATCGCCGCCCTGGGACACGTAATGGGTGTAACCCAGGCGCTTCATCAGCACATCCCAAGCTTTCGCCACCCGGTCAGGCCCCCAGCCCAATTCGGTTGGTTTGCCGGAA includes these proteins:
- a CDS encoding epoxide hydrolase family protein; translation: MLAVLSVSAWHRCLASSARVHVFGLALLAGSSGVWAATTAADNASASAASAESEAIRPYRIHVDEARLTDLRKRIADTRWPDKETVNDVSQGVQRAQVQELVKYWGNGYDWRKAEARLNALPEFITTIDGVDIQFIHVRSRNPNAMPLILTHGWPGSQFEFLKTIGPLTDPTAYGGRAEDSFDVVIPSIPGHGFSGKPTELGWGPDRVAKAWDVLMKRLGYTHYVSQGGDHGSVISDALGRLAPPGLLGIHLNMPATVPPELVKPINSGDPAPAGLTDPELTAFNSLSTFFGRNAAYGAMMVTRPQTIGYLLADSPSGTAAWMYEKFAAWTDSDGKPERVLSRDEMLDDISLYWLTDTGASSSRFYWENNNNNFSAAAQKTADIKVPVAITVFPHEIYRAPKVWAQRAYPSLSYFSEVNKGGHFAAWEQPQLFSEELREAFRPLRTAANNAGAQATR